The following proteins come from a genomic window of Triticum aestivum cultivar Chinese Spring chromosome 6A, IWGSC CS RefSeq v2.1, whole genome shotgun sequence:
- the LOC123132537 gene encoding putative clathrin assembly protein At5g57200 isoform X2 yields the protein MGSWRKAYGALKDSTRVGLAKVHSDFKDLDIAIVKATNHVECPPKERHVRKIFLATSMTRPRADVAYCIYALSRRLSKTKNWTVALKTLIVIHRLLREGDPTFKEEFLAHSHKRNLLHMANFKDGSSPLAWDCSAWVRTYALFLEERLECFRNLKYDIETERLMRSPQHSAKAHSRTRTMPWLDLMEHLPSLQQLLFRLMGCQPEGLACSNYLIQYALALALEESFKTYCAINDRIINLVDMFFERPRYDAIKAIAIYKRASMQAENLADFYEFCKDLELDTTFQFLTLRQPPPSFLAAMEEYIREVPRPTIRRLDSEERKLLTYSQEAPKEPKKPVEGEQEEPAQPEQEPEPEPEPEPEQQLPAMETTGDLLNLDEEVNPFVVDLDEHNALALAIVAPGDGSKASCQDLFSGSTSGWELALVTAPSRYTSQPIETKLAGGFDIMLLDSLYEDGARRQQIASVAYNGSLGQANNPFETNDPFAMSNSFAPPSNIRLAMVTQQQQYFQAQQHQQQYYYQPQLQYYQPQLQQQHQQQYFQAQQHQHQYFQQQPQYCVHPAGTYNPFGDPFTDLVTLAAPSKQGDLSLL from the exons ATGGGGTCGTGGCGCAAGGCCTACGGCGCCCTCAAGGACTCCACCAGGGTCGGCCTCGCCAAGGTCCACAGCGACTTCAAG GATTTGGATATTGCCATTGTCAAGGCGACCAACCACGTAGAATGCCCTCCCAAGGAGCGCCACGTCAGAA AAATATTCTTGGCAACCTCGATGACCCGCCCTCGCGCCGATGTCGCCTACTGCATATACGCCTTGTCCAGAAGGCTGTCCAAGACAAAGAATTGGACA GTTGCCTTGAAGACGTTGATAGTGATACACAGGCTTCTGCGAGAAGGCGATCCTACTTTCAAGGAAGAGTTCCTGGCCCACTCACACAAAAGAAACCTTTTGCACATGGCGAATTTCAAGGATGGCTCGAGCCCATTAG CTTGGGATTGCTCCGCGTGGGTTCGCACCTACGCGCTCTTCCTGGAGGAGCGGCTCGAGTGCTTTAGGAATCTAAAATACGACATCGAAACCGAGCGTCTGATGAGATCTCCCCAGCATTCTGCCAAG GCACATAGTAGAACCAGGACGATGCCTTGGCTTGATCTTATGGAGCATTTGCCTTCATTGCAGCAGCTGCTCTTCAGGCTTATGGGCTGTCAG CCTGAAGGTTTAGCATGCTCAAACTACCtcattcaatatgcattagccttG GCTTTGGAGGAGAGCTTTAAAACATATTGCGCAATCAATGATAGAATCATCAACCTTGTTGATATG TTCTTCGAGAGGCCGAGGTATGATGCTATCAAGGCTATTGCAATCTATAAAAGAGCTAGCATGCAG GCAGAAAACCTTGCTGATTTTTACGAATTCTGCAAGGATCTTGAGCTTGACACGACATTCCAGTTTCTTACTCTCAGACAG CCACCCCCATCATTTCTTGCAGCCATGGAGGAGTACATCAGAGAAGTGCCACGTCCCACAATCAGGAGACTG GACAGTGAGGAGAGGAAGCTACTAACCTACAGCCAGGAAGCTCCAAAAGAACCTAAAAAGCCGGTGGAAGGGGAGCAAGAAGAGCCTGCACAGCCTGAACAAGaaccagagcctgagcctgagcctgagcctgaACAACAACTGCCCGCAATGGAAACCACTGGAGATTTACTC AACCTGGATGAGGAGGTGAATCCCTTTGTCGTGGATCTTGATGAACACAACGCGCTTGCACTCGCTATTGTGGCACCAG GAGATGGAAGCAAAGCATCTTGTCAAGATTTGTTTTCTGGCAGCACATCTGGGTGGGAGCTGGCCCTCGTCACTGCTCCAAGCCGCTACACCAGCCAACCAATTGAGACCAAATTG GCTGGGGGCTTTGACATAATGCTACTCGACAGCCTCTACGAAGACGGGGCGAGGAGGCAGCAGATCGCCAGCGTGGCCTACAACGGCAGCCTTGGACAAGCCAACAATCCCTTCGAAACGAACGACCCTTTCGCCATGTCCAACAGCTTTGCGCCCCCTTCCAACATCCGGCTGGCAATGGTGACCCAGCAGCAGCAATACTTCCAGGCTCAACAACATCAGCAGCAATACTACTACCAGCCTCAGCTCCAATACTACCAGCCCCAGCTGCAGCAGCAGCATCAGCAGCAGTATTTCCAGG
- the LOC123132537 gene encoding putative clathrin assembly protein At5g57200 isoform X1 yields MGSWRKAYGALKDSTRVGLAKVHSDFKDLDIAIVKATNHVECPPKERHVRKIFLATSMTRPRADVAYCIYALSRRLSKTKNWTVALKTLIVIHRLLREGDPTFKEEFLAHSHKRNLLHMANFKDGSSPLAWDCSAWVRTYALFLEERLECFRNLKYDIETERLMRSPQHSAKAHSRTRTMPWLDLMEHLPSLQQLLFRLMGCQPEGLACSNYLIQYALALALEESFKTYCAINDRIINLVDMFFERPRYDAIKAIAIYKRASMQAENLADFYEFCKDLELDTTFQFLTLRQPPPSFLAAMEEYIREVPRPTIRRLDSEERKLLTYSQEAPKEPKKPVEGEQEEPAQPEQEPEPEPEPEPEQQLPAMETTGDLLVFFSISYFSGPFRFISSESHYCPFLLACFMQNLDEEVNPFVVDLDEHNALALAIVAPGDGSKASCQDLFSGSTSGWELALVTAPSRYTSQPIETKLAGGFDIMLLDSLYEDGARRQQIASVAYNGSLGQANNPFETNDPFAMSNSFAPPSNIRLAMVTQQQQYFQAQQHQQQYYYQPQLQYYQPQLQQQHQQQYFQAQQHQHQYFQQQPQYCVHPAGTYNPFGDPFTDLVTLAAPSKQGDLSLL; encoded by the exons ATGGGGTCGTGGCGCAAGGCCTACGGCGCCCTCAAGGACTCCACCAGGGTCGGCCTCGCCAAGGTCCACAGCGACTTCAAG GATTTGGATATTGCCATTGTCAAGGCGACCAACCACGTAGAATGCCCTCCCAAGGAGCGCCACGTCAGAA AAATATTCTTGGCAACCTCGATGACCCGCCCTCGCGCCGATGTCGCCTACTGCATATACGCCTTGTCCAGAAGGCTGTCCAAGACAAAGAATTGGACA GTTGCCTTGAAGACGTTGATAGTGATACACAGGCTTCTGCGAGAAGGCGATCCTACTTTCAAGGAAGAGTTCCTGGCCCACTCACACAAAAGAAACCTTTTGCACATGGCGAATTTCAAGGATGGCTCGAGCCCATTAG CTTGGGATTGCTCCGCGTGGGTTCGCACCTACGCGCTCTTCCTGGAGGAGCGGCTCGAGTGCTTTAGGAATCTAAAATACGACATCGAAACCGAGCGTCTGATGAGATCTCCCCAGCATTCTGCCAAG GCACATAGTAGAACCAGGACGATGCCTTGGCTTGATCTTATGGAGCATTTGCCTTCATTGCAGCAGCTGCTCTTCAGGCTTATGGGCTGTCAG CCTGAAGGTTTAGCATGCTCAAACTACCtcattcaatatgcattagccttG GCTTTGGAGGAGAGCTTTAAAACATATTGCGCAATCAATGATAGAATCATCAACCTTGTTGATATG TTCTTCGAGAGGCCGAGGTATGATGCTATCAAGGCTATTGCAATCTATAAAAGAGCTAGCATGCAG GCAGAAAACCTTGCTGATTTTTACGAATTCTGCAAGGATCTTGAGCTTGACACGACATTCCAGTTTCTTACTCTCAGACAG CCACCCCCATCATTTCTTGCAGCCATGGAGGAGTACATCAGAGAAGTGCCACGTCCCACAATCAGGAGACTG GACAGTGAGGAGAGGAAGCTACTAACCTACAGCCAGGAAGCTCCAAAAGAACCTAAAAAGCCGGTGGAAGGGGAGCAAGAAGAGCCTGCACAGCCTGAACAAGaaccagagcctgagcctgagcctgagcctgaACAACAACTGCCCGCAATGGAAACCACTGGAGATTTACTCGTATTCTTCTCCATAAGCTATTTTTCTGGTCCATTTCGGTTCATCTCCTCTGAATCTCACTACTGTCCTTTCCTGCTTGCATGCTTCATGCAGAACCTGGATGAGGAGGTGAATCCCTTTGTCGTGGATCTTGATGAACACAACGCGCTTGCACTCGCTATTGTGGCACCAG GAGATGGAAGCAAAGCATCTTGTCAAGATTTGTTTTCTGGCAGCACATCTGGGTGGGAGCTGGCCCTCGTCACTGCTCCAAGCCGCTACACCAGCCAACCAATTGAGACCAAATTG GCTGGGGGCTTTGACATAATGCTACTCGACAGCCTCTACGAAGACGGGGCGAGGAGGCAGCAGATCGCCAGCGTGGCCTACAACGGCAGCCTTGGACAAGCCAACAATCCCTTCGAAACGAACGACCCTTTCGCCATGTCCAACAGCTTTGCGCCCCCTTCCAACATCCGGCTGGCAATGGTGACCCAGCAGCAGCAATACTTCCAGGCTCAACAACATCAGCAGCAATACTACTACCAGCCTCAGCTCCAATACTACCAGCCCCAGCTGCAGCAGCAGCATCAGCAGCAGTATTTCCAGG